A genomic segment from Syntrophotalea acetylenivorans encodes:
- a CDS encoding phosphatidylserine decarboxylase: MSLPHQYIERISGAVKDEALFGDRLVRMVYSPLREKTPWLFRALTGARMSGLLAWFNYDAALASRVLGNEGFLKACGVDFEECLEAPADLDTARKVFERKILYWQCRPLAEEDGAVVSPADARVLVGSFAHQDRLFLKEKFFSFAELLGDRPSWRQTFAGGDFAVFRLTPDKYHYNHVPVSGQVVDVFDIEGDYHSCNPSAIVRMVTPFSKNRRVVTIIDSDVPGGSGVGKVAMVEVVALMIGEIVQCYSEQRYDNPQPVKPGMFLRAGSPKSLYRPGSSTDVLIFERGRITFADDLQNNQERCGVASRFASGFGKPLVETEVQVRSLIANRKPG; the protein is encoded by the coding sequence ATGTCCCTGCCACATCAGTATATTGAACGCATCAGCGGTGCTGTAAAAGATGAAGCTCTGTTTGGCGACCGGTTGGTTCGGATGGTTTATTCCCCTTTGCGGGAAAAGACTCCCTGGCTGTTTCGCGCCCTGACCGGTGCCCGTATGTCGGGTCTTCTGGCCTGGTTCAATTACGATGCGGCGCTTGCTTCCCGGGTCCTTGGTAACGAGGGGTTCTTAAAAGCCTGCGGCGTCGATTTCGAGGAATGCCTCGAGGCACCGGCTGATCTCGATACGGCGCGTAAGGTTTTTGAGCGCAAGATCCTCTACTGGCAGTGCCGGCCCTTAGCGGAGGAAGACGGAGCGGTAGTCTCCCCGGCTGACGCGCGAGTGCTGGTTGGTTCTTTCGCCCATCAGGATCGACTTTTTCTCAAGGAGAAATTTTTTTCCTTTGCCGAACTGCTCGGCGACCGTCCTTCCTGGCGGCAGACTTTTGCCGGGGGCGATTTTGCCGTATTTCGCCTGACCCCCGACAAGTACCATTACAATCATGTGCCAGTCAGCGGCCAGGTGGTGGATGTTTTCGATATCGAAGGCGACTATCATTCCTGCAATCCCTCGGCGATCGTGCGTATGGTGACGCCTTTTTCGAAAAATCGGCGGGTGGTGACCATTATCGACAGCGATGTGCCGGGTGGTTCCGGTGTCGGCAAGGTGGCAATGGTCGAGGTGGTGGCCCTGATGATCGGTGAGATTGTGCAGTGCTATAGCGAACAACGTTACGACAATCCACAGCCGGTGAAACCGGGGATGTTTCTCCGTGCGGGAAGTCCCAAGAGCCTGTATCGGCCGGGCAGCAGTACCGATGTGCTGATCTTCGAGAGAGGGCGCATCACCTTTGCCGACGATTTGCAGAACAATCAAGAACGGTGCGGTGTGGCCAGTCGTTTCGCCAGTGGATTTGGCAAGCCGCTGGTGGAGACTGAGGTGCAGGTGCGGTCGTTGATTGCCAACAGGAAACCGGGTTGA